From Paenibacillus thermoaerophilus, the proteins below share one genomic window:
- a CDS encoding DUF6483 family protein, with translation MYQRDYILRLIEQMTGMLGKMLGLQHEEKHEEALTLIDETLKRMFGLNRKLIGGLPERELLELLQQNGLTDNGKLWSVAKLLDTEADSLEELGDADAAERSREKSLYLLLVLHRQDPGEALQEEVSSAAESLLIRLNAIDLPTDTLELLFPYLEETGRFAKAEDVLFELLERADSESERAKRIESGRAFYERLAALDEERLSAGGLSPEEVRQGLSDLQEARA, from the coding sequence GTGTACCAACGCGACTATATTTTACGATTGATCGAACAGATGACCGGCATGCTGGGCAAGATGCTGGGCCTGCAGCACGAGGAGAAGCATGAAGAGGCATTGACGCTGATCGACGAGACGCTGAAGCGGATGTTCGGCCTGAACCGCAAGCTGATCGGCGGGCTGCCCGAGCGCGAGCTGCTTGAATTGCTGCAGCAAAACGGATTGACCGACAACGGGAAGCTGTGGAGTGTGGCTAAGCTGCTGGACACGGAAGCGGATTCCTTGGAGGAATTGGGCGACGCGGATGCGGCCGAACGATCCCGTGAGAAATCGCTGTATCTGTTGCTGGTGCTGCATCGGCAAGATCCGGGCGAAGCGCTTCAGGAAGAAGTCTCGAGCGCTGCGGAGTCGCTGCTGATCCGGCTGAACGCCATCGACCTGCCCACCGACACGCTGGAGCTGCTGTTCCCGTACCTGGAAGAAACCGGACGGTTCGCCAAAGCTGAGGATGTATTGTTCGAGCTGCTGGAGCGGGCCGACAGCGAGAGCGAACGAGCCAAGCGGATTGAGAGCGGACGCGCCTTTTACGAACGGTTGGCGGCGTTGGACGAGGAACGGTTATCTGCCGGAGGCTTGTCGCCGGAGGAAGTGCGGCAAGGCCTCTCCGACTTGCAGGAAGCGCGGGCGTAG
- a CDS encoding Gfo/Idh/MocA family protein has protein sequence MSKLRVAVIGNGSISEVHFKGYAANPDTEIVAVCDLNRERAEAKAKTYQARFVYTDYRELLANPEVDAVSICTWNNTHAEISIAALQAGKHVLCEKPMCQTLEQALEVERAVAASGRVFQVGYVRRHGTNTQVLKKFIDAGDLGEIYYAKASILRRVGNPGGWFSDLSKSGGGPLIDLGVHAIDLAWYLMGRPRVASVSGNTYRKLGNRAHIQNYSFYKAADYDAAKNEVEDLANALIRFENGASMMVDVSFTLHAKKDELSLKLYGDKGGAEVEPELVIVTEKHDTILNVNPQIDSLTFQFEQGFKTEIAHFVDSCLGRVEPLSPVQDGVEMAKILGAIYQSAAEGREISFR, from the coding sequence ATGTCCAAGCTGCGCGTCGCCGTTATTGGAAACGGCTCCATCTCGGAAGTTCACTTCAAGGGATACGCCGCAAACCCGGACACCGAAATCGTGGCCGTCTGCGATCTGAACCGCGAGCGGGCCGAGGCAAAAGCCAAGACGTACCAAGCCCGCTTCGTATACACCGATTATCGCGAGCTGCTGGCGAATCCCGAGGTGGATGCGGTCAGCATCTGCACCTGGAACAACACGCACGCCGAAATCTCGATCGCGGCGTTGCAAGCCGGCAAGCATGTGCTGTGCGAGAAGCCGATGTGCCAAACCTTGGAGCAGGCTCTGGAGGTCGAGCGGGCGGTAGCCGCTTCCGGCCGCGTATTCCAGGTCGGATATGTCCGCCGCCACGGCACGAATACCCAAGTGCTGAAGAAGTTTATCGATGCCGGCGATCTGGGCGAAATTTATTACGCGAAAGCGTCGATTCTGCGCCGCGTCGGCAATCCGGGCGGATGGTTCTCGGATCTGTCGAAATCCGGAGGCGGCCCGCTGATCGATCTGGGCGTGCATGCGATCGACCTGGCTTGGTACCTGATGGGCCGTCCGCGCGTCGCTTCCGTCAGCGGCAACACGTACCGGAAGCTGGGCAACCGGGCCCATATCCAGAACTACAGCTTCTATAAAGCGGCCGACTACGACGCGGCCAAAAACGAAGTCGAAGATCTCGCCAACGCGCTGATCCGGTTCGAGAACGGCGCGTCGATGATGGTGGATGTCAGCTTCACGCTGCATGCCAAGAAGGACGAACTCAGCCTGAAGCTTTACGGGGACAAGGGCGGCGCGGAAGTCGAGCCGGAGCTTGTGATCGTGACTGAGAAACACGACACGATCCTGAACGTCAACCCGCAGATCGACTCGCTGACGTTCCAGTTCGAGCAAGGATTCAAAACGGAAATCGCCCACTTTGTCGACAGTTGCCTTGGCCGCGTCGAACCGCTCAGCCCGGTGCAGGACGGCGTGGAGATGGCGAAAATTCTCGGCGCGATTTATCAGTCCGCGGCGGAAGGCCGCGAGATCAGCTTCCGCTGA
- the serC gene encoding 3-phosphoserine/phosphohydroxythreonine transaminase, whose amino-acid sequence MAKRAYNFNAGPAALPLEVLEQAQAEFVDYKGIGMSIMEISHRSKEYEQINDETQELLKELLGVPAGYKTLFLQGGASTQFSMIPLNLLTPGRTAGYVATGSWANKAIKEAKLIGEVAIAASTEADGYRRMPKPSEIHVDDNWAYLHITSNETIGGVQFHEYPDTGKVPLIADMSSDILCRPIDVSKFSLIYAGAQKNLGPSGVTVVLAREELLAESPKNVPTMLRYDTHAKANSLYNTPPAYSVYMVNLVLKWIKAKGGVAAIEQYNREKTDLIYQAIDNSGGFYKGLVDRDSRSIMNITFAIEDEALEKQFLKEAQEAGFIGLKGHREVGHMRASTYNAVPRESCAALAEFMADFQRRNG is encoded by the coding sequence ATGGCAAAACGCGCTTACAATTTCAACGCCGGCCCGGCTGCGCTGCCGCTGGAAGTGCTGGAGCAGGCACAAGCCGAATTCGTTGATTACAAAGGGATCGGCATGTCGATCATGGAAATATCGCACCGCAGCAAGGAATACGAGCAGATCAACGACGAGACGCAAGAGCTGCTGAAGGAATTGCTGGGTGTTCCGGCAGGCTACAAGACGTTGTTCCTGCAAGGCGGGGCAAGCACGCAATTCTCGATGATCCCGCTCAATCTGCTGACGCCGGGCCGTACGGCGGGTTATGTCGCCACGGGAAGCTGGGCCAACAAAGCGATCAAGGAAGCGAAGCTGATCGGCGAGGTGGCGATCGCCGCTTCGACGGAGGCGGACGGATACCGCCGCATGCCGAAGCCGTCGGAAATTCACGTGGACGACAATTGGGCTTACCTGCACATCACGTCGAACGAGACGATCGGCGGCGTGCAGTTCCACGAGTACCCGGATACGGGCAAGGTCCCGCTTATTGCCGACATGTCGAGCGATATTTTGTGCCGTCCGATCGATGTGTCGAAATTCTCGCTGATTTATGCCGGCGCGCAGAAAAACCTCGGCCCGTCCGGCGTGACGGTCGTGCTGGCTCGCGAGGAACTGCTGGCCGAAAGCCCGAAAAACGTCCCGACCATGCTGCGTTACGACACGCACGCGAAAGCGAATTCGCTCTACAACACGCCGCCGGCGTATTCGGTTTATATGGTCAATCTCGTGCTGAAATGGATCAAAGCAAAAGGCGGCGTTGCGGCGATCGAACAGTACAACCGCGAAAAAACCGATCTCATCTATCAGGCGATCGACAACAGCGGCGGATTTTACAAAGGGCTGGTGGACCGCGACAGCCGTTCGATCATGAACATAACGTTCGCGATCGAAGACGAGGCGCTGGAGAAGCAATTTCTGAAGGAAGCGCAAGAAGCGGGCTTCATCGGACTGAAAGGACACCGCGAAGTCGGCCATATGCGCGCCTCGACGTATAATGCCGTACCGCGCGAAAGCTGCGCCGCTCTGGCGGAATTTATGGCGGACTTTCAACGCCGCAACGGTTAA
- a CDS encoding WG repeat-containing protein encodes MNREGVFIIPPRYEHVRDFSEGKAIVLLGENRYAFVDSAGVQGEETYFTAQPYSGGFAAVRKVGLDSAGFIDHSGKTAFPDLNARDTHSFSEGLAAATDPASELAGYIDTAGQWVIPPKYITANPFAEGYAAVKESEHYGIIDREGTSVSESRFDDILGFSEGMAPFRSGNNWGAMNTEMRVVIDPVYAYIGPFHDGLAKAVKEQGGKYGYIGKDGRWAIPPVYRDAQDFHNGLAAVKVDGKYGFIDTKGQMVLPPRYDEVIQPFAYDTAFVRIGGDCRYITREGEILFGEPSP; translated from the coding sequence GTGAATCGCGAGGGCGTGTTCATCATTCCGCCCCGGTATGAACACGTGCGGGATTTCTCGGAAGGAAAGGCTATCGTATTGCTGGGCGAGAACCGGTACGCATTTGTGGATTCGGCGGGGGTTCAGGGAGAAGAGACGTACTTTACGGCCCAACCCTATTCGGGCGGGTTCGCTGCCGTCCGCAAAGTCGGATTGGACAGCGCCGGCTTTATCGATCATAGCGGCAAGACCGCGTTCCCCGATCTCAATGCTCGGGACACCCATTCCTTTTCGGAGGGGTTGGCTGCCGCAACCGATCCTGCTTCCGAATTGGCCGGATATATAGACACAGCGGGGCAATGGGTCATTCCTCCGAAATATATCACCGCCAACCCTTTTGCCGAAGGGTATGCCGCCGTAAAGGAGTCGGAGCATTACGGGATCATCGACAGAGAAGGGACGTCTGTGTCCGAATCCCGATTCGATGACATCCTTGGCTTCTCGGAAGGCATGGCTCCGTTTCGATCGGGGAACAACTGGGGAGCGATGAATACGGAGATGCGAGTGGTCATCGACCCGGTGTACGCGTATATAGGGCCGTTTCACGACGGCTTGGCCAAAGCGGTGAAAGAGCAAGGGGGAAAGTACGGATATATCGGCAAGGACGGCCGGTGGGCGATTCCCCCGGTTTATCGTGATGCCCAGGATTTTCATAACGGATTGGCGGCGGTAAAGGTCGATGGCAAATACGGGTTTATCGATACGAAGGGACAGATGGTTTTGCCGCCCCGATACGATGAAGTGATACAGCCTTTCGCGTACGACACGGCTTTTGTCCGAATAGGCGGCGACTGCAGATATATCACCAGGGAAGGCGAGATCTTGTTCGGCGAGCCGAGTCCGTAG
- a CDS encoding aspartyl-phosphate phosphatase Spo0E family protein has protein sequence MRLQVSYAGLPAGQFLKEDRPGWAIWSERSRPEDRVSLTALEDEIRELRVQMEQAFLTEQALTAELVVSLSTRLDEKINLYMRLTRKNE, from the coding sequence ATGAGACTGCAAGTTTCTTATGCCGGTTTACCCGCTGGGCAATTCCTGAAGGAAGATCGTCCCGGCTGGGCGATTTGGTCGGAACGGAGCCGTCCGGAAGACCGCGTGTCCCTGACGGCGCTTGAAGACGAAATTCGTGAGCTTCGGGTTCAGATGGAGCAAGCGTTTTTGACAGAGCAAGCCTTAACCGCGGAACTTGTCGTTTCTCTCAGCACGAGATTAGACGAAAAAATCAACCTTTACATGCGTCTGACGCGCAAAAACGAATAG
- a CDS encoding response regulator transcription factor: MTTTKKKILVVDDEPSISKLIEFNLKLVGYEVNCVYDGTSVFDAIHTFRPDLIVLDLMLPGTDGIQICRKLRGEGNQVPIIMLTALQDLSDKIAGLDNGADDYMTKPFSPQELISRIQAIMRRLRMMPGMQEQAPIRIGSLHIRPDQREALLDDKPVDLTPKEFELLLFLCRHRGRVLSRQQLLHGVWDYHFLGDTRIVDVHISHLRDKIERNAKQPELIVTVRNVGYKLVDPSANKGLA, from the coding sequence ATGACGACAACGAAGAAAAAAATTCTGGTGGTCGACGACGAGCCTTCCATTTCGAAATTGATCGAATTTAACCTGAAGCTGGTCGGTTATGAGGTCAACTGCGTATACGACGGCACGTCGGTATTCGACGCGATCCACACGTTCCGGCCGGATCTTATTGTGCTCGATCTGATGCTGCCCGGTACGGACGGCATTCAGATATGCCGCAAGCTTCGCGGCGAAGGCAATCAGGTTCCGATCATCATGCTCACCGCGCTGCAGGATTTGTCCGACAAGATCGCCGGCCTCGACAACGGCGCCGACGATTATATGACGAAGCCGTTCAGCCCGCAGGAACTGATCTCCCGCATTCAGGCGATCATGCGGCGGCTTCGGATGATGCCCGGCATGCAGGAGCAAGCACCGATCCGGATCGGCTCCCTGCATATCCGTCCCGACCAACGGGAGGCGCTCCTGGACGATAAGCCGGTCGATCTGACGCCCAAGGAATTCGAATTGCTGCTGTTCCTGTGCCGTCACCGCGGACGGGTGCTGAGCCGCCAGCAGTTGCTGCACGGCGTCTGGGATTACCATTTCCTCGGAGATACGCGAATCGTCGACGTGCACATCAGCCACCTGCGCGACAAGATCGAACGCAACGCGAAGCAGCCGGAGTTGATCGTCACGGTCCGCAACGTCGGCTATAAGCTTGTCGACCCGTCCGCCAACAAAGGTCTGGCCTGA
- the trmL gene encoding tRNA (uridine(34)/cytosine(34)/5-carboxymethylaminomethyluridine(34)-2'-O)-methyltransferase TrmL, with protein MAFHIVLVEPEIPANTGNISRTCAATGTWLHLVKPLGFSIADRELKRAGLDYWPSVKLEVHESFDEVLERYAGSRFYYASTKAKRTYANVQFRDGDFLVFGKETKGLPEELIRRNEETAIRIPIGDAVRSLNLSNAAAIVLYEALRQTGFEGLN; from the coding sequence ATGGCTTTTCATATCGTGCTGGTGGAGCCGGAGATCCCGGCCAACACGGGCAATATCTCGCGAACGTGCGCGGCGACGGGCACATGGCTGCACCTGGTCAAGCCGCTGGGCTTTTCCATCGCCGACCGGGAACTGAAGAGGGCGGGGCTCGACTACTGGCCGTCCGTCAAGCTGGAGGTGCACGAGAGCTTCGACGAGGTGCTGGAGCGGTATGCGGGCTCGCGTTTTTATTACGCGTCGACCAAAGCCAAACGTACGTACGCGAACGTCCAATTCCGCGACGGCGACTTTCTTGTGTTCGGCAAGGAAACGAAGGGACTGCCGGAGGAGTTGATTCGCCGGAACGAGGAGACGGCGATCCGCATTCCGATCGGCGATGCGGTAAGGTCGCTGAATTTGTCCAACGCGGCGGCCATCGTGCTGTACGAAGCGCTTCGGCAAACCGGGTTCGAGGGGCTGAACTGA
- a CDS encoding sugar phosphate isomerase/epimerase family protein, translating to MKLTLSIWSCHKYILDGQWTNAEFINFAATTPAEAVELLYHPKFWEDGRDVPAVKAALERTGLKLACIGATNNFAKPTAEEREQQLEHVKRSVDLAAEFGANLVRVFSGDRTEGIEDEQAKAWITEGLKQAAAYAESKGVVLCLENHGYFFGKGRQVADLIETVGSPALRSTFDMGNFLLVDDRPEEAYEILAPYVRHVHAKDFLSADPEKDGPGYRSLSGAFYIGKAIGEGEVPLDHLLGKLKAADYDGWLTVEFEANEEQKSGSQRSLQNLREHLAKLA from the coding sequence ATGAAACTGACGCTGAGCATATGGAGCTGCCATAAATACATTTTGGACGGCCAATGGACCAACGCGGAATTTATCAATTTCGCGGCGACGACCCCCGCGGAAGCCGTGGAGCTGCTGTACCATCCGAAGTTTTGGGAGGACGGGCGCGACGTGCCGGCCGTAAAGGCCGCGCTTGAGCGCACGGGCCTGAAGCTGGCCTGCATCGGGGCGACGAACAACTTCGCCAAGCCGACGGCGGAGGAGCGCGAGCAGCAGTTGGAGCACGTGAAGAGAAGCGTGGATCTGGCGGCGGAGTTCGGAGCGAACCTGGTGCGGGTGTTCTCCGGCGACCGCACGGAAGGCATCGAGGACGAGCAGGCGAAGGCGTGGATTACCGAAGGCCTCAAGCAGGCCGCCGCTTACGCCGAGTCCAAGGGCGTTGTGCTGTGTCTGGAGAACCACGGTTATTTCTTCGGCAAAGGACGCCAAGTGGCCGATCTGATCGAAACGGTCGGCTCTCCCGCGCTGCGGAGCACATTCGATATGGGCAACTTTTTGCTCGTCGACGATCGTCCGGAGGAGGCTTACGAGATTTTGGCGCCGTATGTCCGTCACGTGCACGCCAAGGACTTTTTGTCGGCCGATCCGGAGAAGGACGGACCGGGCTACCGCTCCCTGTCCGGCGCGTTCTACATCGGCAAAGCGATCGGCGAAGGCGAAGTGCCGCTGGATCATCTGCTGGGCAAGCTGAAAGCGGCCGACTACGACGGCTGGCTGACGGTCGAGTTCGAAGCAAACGAGGAGCAAAAAAGCGGCTCCCAACGCTCCTTGCAAAACTTGCGGGAGCATCTGGCGAAGCTGGCTTGA
- a CDS encoding TIGR03943 family putative permease subunit produces the protein MFKRFTPRRPIPGILFGCLLGLLFPLCECGMIPIVRRLIRKGMQPYIGVVFILAGPVLNPVVFTSTYLAFRNQPEIAYARMALAFIVAFAVGIVIWPATNTNTVTHMPTPIGAQASSRCCCTVRSESLPGGGSVKSNSLRALHHALRGALLLGFTAYVFLLVKRDSLGLYIAPAMQTYIKWSAIGLYAAWRAWRGRQSHEDCGHLPTRFGGKEAAVYLLFAFPLLLGFLLPDATMGSAMAERKGVNLNSAASVKKNVPAAGTASADANGAGDIAGNSADGPNNAAAGAAQPSTPPQADAAKPEPADTATPGSPSGPAQAGSAGAEPIDAGRFPYDRYTEPFARFAQQLEREERIVVKDDLFIETLTALDLYSEPLKGRTVQLTGFVYKEDGMPDNRLVVSRFTVQCCSADAAPYGILVAWDQAGAIAKDTWVTVTGKLTKLDYNGNSLTAIQAVKIEKTTPPADPYVYPNYEFGA, from the coding sequence TTGTTCAAGCGGTTCACCCCCCGCCGCCCGATCCCCGGCATCCTGTTCGGCTGTCTGTTGGGCTTGCTGTTTCCGCTCTGCGAATGCGGCATGATCCCGATCGTGCGCCGGCTGATCCGCAAAGGTATGCAGCCGTACATAGGCGTCGTATTTATTCTGGCCGGACCGGTTCTCAATCCCGTCGTGTTTACTTCGACCTATCTCGCCTTCCGCAATCAGCCCGAGATCGCTTACGCGCGGATGGCGCTTGCGTTTATCGTCGCGTTCGCCGTCGGCATCGTCATCTGGCCAGCCACGAACACGAACACGGTCACGCACATGCCCACTCCCATCGGGGCTCAAGCTTCGTCGCGGTGCTGCTGTACGGTCAGATCGGAATCATTACCGGGAGGTGGTAGCGTGAAAAGCAACAGCTTGCGGGCTCTGCATCATGCTCTGCGGGGAGCCCTGCTGCTCGGCTTCACCGCTTATGTCTTCCTGCTCGTCAAACGCGATTCGCTGGGACTGTACATCGCGCCCGCCATGCAAACCTATATCAAATGGTCCGCCATCGGCTTGTACGCGGCCTGGAGGGCCTGGCGGGGCCGGCAATCCCATGAGGATTGCGGGCATCTGCCGACCCGCTTCGGAGGCAAGGAGGCCGCGGTGTATCTGCTGTTCGCCTTCCCTCTGCTGCTCGGCTTCCTGCTCCCCGACGCCACGATGGGCAGCGCGATGGCCGAACGCAAGGGCGTGAATCTGAACAGCGCGGCCTCCGTGAAAAAGAACGTGCCCGCGGCCGGAACCGCATCGGCAGACGCGAATGGCGCGGGCGATATTGCCGGGAACAGCGCTGACGGCCCGAACAACGCCGCTGCCGGCGCCGCTCAGCCAAGCACCCCGCCGCAGGCGGACGCGGCGAAGCCGGAGCCCGCGGATACGGCAACGCCCGGCTCGCCGTCCGGTCCGGCTCAAGCCGGTTCGGCCGGAGCGGAGCCGATCGATGCCGGCCGATTCCCTTACGACCGGTACACGGAACCGTTCGCCCGGTTCGCGCAGCAGTTGGAGCGGGAGGAGCGGATCGTCGTCAAGGACGACTTGTTTATCGAGACGCTGACGGCGCTCGATCTGTACAGCGAGCCGCTGAAGGGCCGAACCGTCCAATTGACCGGCTTCGTGTACAAGGAGGACGGCATGCCGGACAACCGCCTGGTCGTCTCGCGGTTTACGGTGCAATGCTGTTCGGCCGACGCGGCCCCTTACGGCATTCTCGTCGCCTGGGACCAGGCGGGAGCGATCGCCAAGGACACGTGGGTGACCGTTACCGGCAAGCTCACCAAGCTGGACTACAACGGCAATTCCCTGACCGCCATCCAGGCCGTCAAAATCGAGAAAACAACTCCGCCGGCCGATCCCTACGTTTATCCGAACTATGAGTTCGGCGCTTGA
- a CDS encoding MogA/MoaB family molybdenum cofactor biosynthesis protein has product MSQPEAKSVDQHRSEAPSTVRCMVVTVSDTRTPDTDKSGRLMRELLTGNGYTVADYRIVKDDYEGIRALLREASERPDIEAVLLNGGTGIAQRDTTFEAVRSMLDKEMPGFGEIFRYLSYAEDIGPAAILSRATAGVCGQTAVFSMPGSSGAVKLAMTRIIIPELGHVMREIYKDRK; this is encoded by the coding sequence ATGTCCCAACCCGAAGCCAAATCGGTCGACCAGCACCGCAGCGAAGCCCCTTCCACCGTCCGCTGCATGGTCGTCACCGTATCGGATACGCGAACGCCCGACACCGACAAGAGCGGCCGGCTGATGCGCGAGCTGCTGACCGGGAACGGCTATACGGTCGCCGACTACCGGATCGTCAAGGACGACTACGAAGGCATCCGCGCCCTGCTGCGCGAAGCGTCCGAACGGCCGGATATCGAAGCCGTCCTGCTGAACGGCGGTACGGGCATCGCCCAACGCGATACGACCTTCGAAGCGGTGCGCAGCATGCTGGACAAGGAGATGCCGGGCTTCGGCGAAATTTTCCGCTATCTGAGCTACGCCGAAGACATCGGTCCGGCCGCGATCCTGAGCCGGGCGACTGCCGGCGTATGCGGACAGACGGCCGTCTTCTCGATGCCGGGCTCGTCCGGGGCCGTCAAGCTTGCGATGACCCGCATCATAATCCCGGAGCTCGGTCACGTCATGCGCGAGATCTATAAGGACCGCAAATAA
- a CDS encoding AbrB/MazE/SpoVT family DNA-binding domain-containing protein: MRPAGVVRKVDQLGRIVLPKSLRKRYRMNEGDPVEILVQGDNILLERYRPKCIFCSSTEHISEYREKYICRSCMGELVQYIRL; the protein is encoded by the coding sequence ATGAGGCCGGCTGGCGTCGTCCGTAAAGTCGACCAACTGGGTCGGATTGTATTGCCCAAATCGCTTCGCAAGAGATACCGCATGAATGAAGGGGACCCGGTCGAGATTTTGGTCCAGGGGGACAACATTCTTCTGGAACGCTATCGCCCGAAGTGCATCTTCTGCAGTTCGACGGAGCACATCTCGGAATACCGGGAAAAGTACATTTGCCGTTCCTGCATGGGCGAACTGGTTCAGTACATACGCCTGTAG
- a CDS encoding helix-turn-helix domain-containing protein: MATVMDYRISPYPLRLADLKVDPGKLLMKSLQITNVGHLPGRTLQNHRKRFHQWALVYISGGEGYYQIGDEPRQHVRAGSFFWLYPGVEFSYGPFDGGYWDEHYFTLLGPRVEEWIRDWDIDRSLVHHAEVNESFFGKMEYIYRLMESGIPADADRAAIRLESFLYELATSSRAPRIEGRTQRTLAIIEDITSSLREPLDARKLAERHHISLQTLRRTVQEFTGYPLNEYVHRLKMAEAKNIMINSDLQIKEVAEALGYRDEFYFSRLFKKIVGVAPKHYRMEMLAGKHT, from the coding sequence ATGGCCACTGTCATGGACTATAGAATCAGCCCTTACCCGCTGCGTCTGGCGGATCTGAAGGTCGACCCCGGCAAGCTGCTGATGAAATCGCTTCAGATCACGAACGTCGGCCATCTGCCGGGGCGCACGCTGCAGAACCATCGGAAAAGATTCCATCAATGGGCTCTCGTATACATTTCCGGCGGCGAGGGTTATTACCAGATCGGGGACGAGCCCCGGCAGCACGTGCGGGCGGGTTCTTTCTTCTGGCTGTATCCGGGTGTCGAATTCAGCTACGGCCCTTTTGACGGCGGCTATTGGGACGAGCATTATTTCACGCTGCTGGGGCCTCGGGTGGAGGAATGGATACGGGATTGGGACATCGACAGGAGCTTGGTGCATCATGCGGAGGTTAACGAATCGTTCTTCGGCAAGATGGAATATATATACAGACTGATGGAAAGCGGCATACCGGCCGACGCCGACCGCGCCGCCATCCGGCTGGAGTCCTTTCTGTACGAGCTGGCGACAAGCTCCCGCGCCCCCCGAATCGAAGGGCGGACGCAGCGCACGCTGGCGATCATCGAAGACATCACCTCTTCGCTGCGGGAGCCGCTGGATGCCCGCAAGCTGGCGGAGCGGCACCATATCTCGCTGCAGACGCTTCGGCGCACCGTGCAGGAATTCACCGGGTATCCCCTGAACGAATATGTGCACCGGCTCAAGATGGCGGAGGCCAAAAACATCATGATCAACTCCGACCTGCAGATCAAGGAAGTGGCCGAAGCGCTCGGATACCGGGACGAGTTTTATTTCTCGCGGTTGTTCAAAAAAATCGTCGGCGTCGCGCCCAAGCATTACCGGATGGAGATGCTGGCCGGGAAGCACACGTGA
- a CDS encoding sugar phosphate isomerase/epimerase family protein, whose protein sequence is MKLTNKIGVITDSFRLGLRESLAKAKAVGADGVQIYAVSGEMDPANLSSSARRELRQYIEDLGLEISALCGDLGGHGFQDKTANPDKIEKSKRILDLALDLGTNIVTTHIGIIPQDKNSEIYAAMQQACEELSTYANSVNGYFAIETGPETAAHLKEFLDTLTGRGMSVNFDPANMVMVTGDDPVQGVYLLKDYIVHTHVKDGIRLREVDPREVYGSLDSEGLDHEKIAEMAATGSAFRELPLGEGNVDFPAYFKALQDIGYTGYLTIEREVGTNPEEDIRKAVEFIKQYK, encoded by the coding sequence ATGAAATTGACCAACAAAATCGGCGTTATCACCGACAGCTTCAGGCTCGGCCTGCGCGAATCGCTCGCGAAAGCGAAGGCCGTCGGCGCGGACGGCGTGCAGATCTACGCGGTGTCCGGCGAGATGGACCCGGCGAACCTGTCGTCTTCGGCGCGCCGGGAGCTTCGCCAATATATCGAGGATCTCGGCCTGGAGATCTCCGCCCTCTGCGGCGACCTCGGCGGGCACGGCTTCCAGGACAAAACGGCGAATCCGGACAAGATCGAGAAGTCGAAGCGGATTCTCGACCTGGCGCTGGACCTCGGCACGAATATCGTGACGACTCATATCGGCATCATACCGCAGGACAAAAATAGCGAGATCTACGCAGCCATGCAGCAAGCGTGCGAGGAGCTCAGCACGTACGCGAACAGCGTGAACGGCTATTTCGCCATCGAGACGGGGCCGGAGACAGCCGCTCATCTGAAGGAATTCCTGGATACGCTGACCGGACGCGGCATGTCGGTCAACTTCGACCCTGCCAACATGGTGATGGTGACCGGCGACGATCCGGTGCAAGGCGTTTATCTGCTCAAGGACTATATCGTTCATACGCATGTGAAGGACGGCATTCGCCTGCGCGAGGTCGATCCGCGCGAAGTATACGGCTCGCTCGATTCGGAAGGGCTCGACCACGAGAAAATCGCCGAGATGGCGGCGACCGGGTCGGCGTTCCGCGAGCTGCCGCTGGGCGAGGGCAATGTCGATTTCCCGGCGTATTTCAAGGCGCTGCAGGATATTGGCTATACGGGTTATCTGACGATCGAACGCGAAGTCGGCACGAATCCGGAAGAGGACATCCGCAAAGCTGTCGAGTTCATCAAGCAGTACAAATAA